The following are from one region of the Theropithecus gelada isolate Dixy chromosome 6, Tgel_1.0, whole genome shotgun sequence genome:
- the PCDHB2 gene encoding protocadherin beta-2 isoform X4 yields the protein MDINDNVPEFAKLLYEVQIPEDSPIGSQVAIVSARDLDIGTNGEISYAFSQASEDIRKTFRLSAKSGELLLRQTLDFESIQTYTVNIQATDGGGLSGTCVVFVQVMDLNDNPPELTMSTLINQIPENLQDALIAVFSVSDPDSGDNGRTVCSIQDDLPFFLKPSVENFYTLVISTALDRETRSEYNITITVTDLGTPRLKIEHNITVLVSDVNDNAPAFTQTSYTLFVRENNSPALHIGSVSATDRDSGTNARVTYSLLSPQDPHLPLASLVSINADNGHLFALRSLDYEALQAFEFRVGATDRGSPELSSEALVRVLVLDANDNSPFVLYPLQNGSAPCTELVPRAAEPGYLVTKVVAVDGDSGQNAWLSYQLLKATEPGLFGVWAHNGEVRTSRLLSERDAAKHRLVVLVKDNGEPPRSATATLHVLLVDGFSQPYLPLPEAAPAQAQADSLTVYLVVALASVSLLFLLSVLLFVAVRLCSRSRAASVGRCSVPEGPFPGHLVDVSGTETLSQSYQYEVCLTGGSGTNEFKFLKPIIPNFVAQGAERVNEANPSFRKSFEFS from the coding sequence ATGGACATCAATGACAACGTCCCGGAGTTTGCAAAGCTGCTCTATGAGGTGCAGATCCCGGAGGACAGCCCTATTGGATCCCAGGTTGCCATCGTCTCTGCCAGGGATTTAGACATTGGAACTAATGGAGAAATATCTTATGCATTTTCCCAAGCCTCTGAAGACATTCGCAAAACGTTTCGATTAAGTGCAAAATCGGGAGAACTCCTTTTAAGACAGACACTGGATTTCGAATCCATCCAGACGTACACAGTAAATATTCAGGCGACAGATGGTGGGGGCCTATCTGGAACTTGTGTGGTATTTGTCCAAGTAATGGATTTGAATGACAATCCTCCGGAACTGACTATGTCGACACTTATCAATCAGATCCCAGAAAACTTGCAGGACGCCCTCATTGCTGTATTCAGTGTTTCAGATCCTGACTCCGGAGACAACGGAAGGACAGTGTGCTCCATCCAAGAtgatcttccttttttcttgaaaCCTTCTGTTGAGAACTTTTACACTCTGGTGATAAGCACAGCCCTGGACCGGGAGACCAGATCCGAATACAACATCACCATCACCGTCACTGACTTGGGGACACCCAGGCTGAAAATCGAGCACAACATAACCGTGCTGGTCTCCGACGTCAATGACAACGCCCCCGCCTTCACCCAAACCTCCTACACCCTGTTCGTCCGCGAGAACAACAGCCCCGCCCTGCACATCGGCAGTGTCAGCGCCACAGACAGAGACTCAGGCACCAACGCCCGGGTCACCTATTCGCTGCTGTCACCCCAGGACCCGCACCTGCCCCTCGCCTCCCTGGTCTCCATCAACGCAGATAACGGCCACCTGTTCGCCCTCAGGTCGCTGGACTACGAGGCCCTGCAGGCGTTCGAGTTCCGCGTGGGCGCCACAGACCGCGGCTCGCCGGAGCTGAGCAGCGAGGCGCTGGTGCGCGTGCTGGTGCTGGACGCCAACGACAACTCGCCCTTCGTGCTGTACCCTCTGCAGAACGGCTCCGCGCCCTGCACCGAGCTGGTGCCCCGGGCGGCCGAGCCAGGCTACCTGGTGACCAAGGTGGTGGCGGTGGACGGCGACTCGGGCCAGAACGCCTGGCTGTCGTACCAGCTGCTCAAGGCCACGGAGCCCGGGCTGTTCGGCGTGTGGGCGCACAATGGCGAGGTGCGCACCTCCAGGCTGCTGAGCGAGCGCGACGCGGCCAAGCACAGGCTGGTGGTGCTGGTCAAGGACAATGGCGAGCCTCCGCGCTCGGCCACCGCCACGCTACACGTGCTCCTGGTGGACGGCTTCTCCCAGCCCTACCTGCCGCTCCCGGAGGCGGCCCCGGCCCAGGCCCAGGCCGACTCGCTCACCGTCTACCTGGTAGTGGCGTTGGCCTCAGTGTCGTTGCTCTTCCTCTTGTCGGTGCTCCTGTTCGTGGCGGTGCGGCTGTGCAGTAGGAGCAGGGCGGCCTCTGTGGGTCGCTGCTCGGTGCCCGAGGGTCCCTTTCCAGGGCATCTGGTGGACGTGAGCGGCACCGAGACCCTGTCCCAGAGCTACCAGTACGAGGTGTGTCTGACTGGAGGCTCCGGGACAAATGAGTTCAAGTTCCTGAAGCCAATTATCCCCAACTTCGTTGCTCAGGGTGCAGAGAGGGTTAACGAGGCAAATCCCAGTTTCAGGAAAAGCTTTGAATTCAGTTAA
- the PCDHB2 gene encoding protocadherin beta-2 isoform X2, with product MEVRVERVPKQRQVLIFFVLLGIAQASSQPRHYSVAEETESGSFVANLLKDLGLEIGELAVRGARVVSKGKKMHLQFDKQTGDLLLNEKLDREELCGPTEPCVLPFQVLLENPLQFFQAELRIRDINDHSPVFLDKEILLKIPESITPGTTFLIERAQDLDVGTNSLQNYTISPNFHFHLNLQDSLDGIILPQLVLNRALDREEQPEIRLTLTALDGGTPPRSGTALVRIEVMDINDNVPEFAKLLYEVQIPEDSPIGSQVAIVSARDLDIGTNGEISYAFSQASEDIRKTFRLSAKSGELLLRQTLDFESIQTYTVNIQATDGGGLSGTCVVFVQVMDLNDNPPELTMSTLINQIPENLQDALIAVFSVSDPDSGDNGRTVCSIQDDLPFFLKPSVENFYTLVISTALDRETRSEYNITITVTDLGTPRLKIEHNITVLVSDVNDNAPAFTQTSYTLFVRENNSPALHIGSVSATDRDSGTNARVTYSLLSPQDPHLPLASLVSINADNGHLFALRSLDYEALQAFEFRVGATDRGSPELSSEALVRVLVLDANDNSPFVLYPLQNGSAPCTELVPRAAEPGYLVTKVVAVDGDSGQNAWLSYQLLKATEPGLFGVWAHNGEVRTSRLLSERDAAKHRLVVLVKDNGEPPRSATATLHVLLVDGFSQPYLPLPEAAPAQAQADSLTVYLVVALASVSLLFLLSVLLFVAVRLCSRSRAASVGRCSVPEGPFPGHLVDVSGTETLSQSYQYEVCLTGGSGTNEFKFLKPIIPNFVAQGAERVNEANPSFRKSFEFS from the exons ATGGAGGTTAGAGTT GAGCGCGTTCCTAAACAAAGGCAAGTCCTGATATTCTTTGTTTTGCTGGGCATAGCTCAGGCTAGTTCCCAGCCTAGGCACTACTCAGTGGCCGAGGAAACGGAGAGTGGCTCCTTTGTGGCCAATTTGTTAAAAGACCTGGGGCTGGAGATAGGAGAACTTGCTGTGAGGGGGGCCAGGGTcgtttctaaaggaaaaaaaatgcatttgcaaTTCGATAAGCAGACCGGGGATTTGTTGTTAAATGAGAAATTGGACCGGGAGGAGCTGTGCGGCCCCACAGAGCCCTGTGTCTTACCTTTCCAGGTGTTACTAGAAAATCCCTTGCAGTTTTTTCAGGCGGAGCTACGGATTAGGGACATAAATGATCATTCCCCAGTTTTCCTAGACAAAGAAATACTGTTGAAAATTCCAGAAAGTATCACTCCTGGAACTACTTTCTTAATAGAACGTGCCCAGGACTTGGATGTAGGAACCAACAGTCTCCAAAATTACACAATCAGTCCCAATTTCCACTTCCATCTTAATTTACAAGACAGTCTCGATGGCATAATATTACCACAGCTGGTGCTGAACAGAGCCCTGGATCGCGAGGAGCAGCCTGAGATCAGGTTAACCCTCACAGCGCTAGATGGCGGGACTCCACCCAGGTCCGGCACGGCCCTGGTACGGATTGAAGTTATGGACATCAATGACAACGTCCCGGAGTTTGCAAAGCTGCTCTATGAGGTGCAGATCCCGGAGGACAGCCCTATTGGATCCCAGGTTGCCATCGTCTCTGCCAGGGATTTAGACATTGGAACTAATGGAGAAATATCTTATGCATTTTCCCAAGCCTCTGAAGACATTCGCAAAACGTTTCGATTAAGTGCAAAATCGGGAGAACTCCTTTTAAGACAGACACTGGATTTCGAATCCATCCAGACGTACACAGTAAATATTCAGGCGACAGATGGTGGGGGCCTATCTGGAACTTGTGTGGTATTTGTCCAAGTAATGGATTTGAATGACAATCCTCCGGAACTGACTATGTCGACACTTATCAATCAGATCCCAGAAAACTTGCAGGACGCCCTCATTGCTGTATTCAGTGTTTCAGATCCTGACTCCGGAGACAACGGAAGGACAGTGTGCTCCATCCAAGAtgatcttccttttttcttgaaaCCTTCTGTTGAGAACTTTTACACTCTGGTGATAAGCACAGCCCTGGACCGGGAGACCAGATCCGAATACAACATCACCATCACCGTCACTGACTTGGGGACACCCAGGCTGAAAATCGAGCACAACATAACCGTGCTGGTCTCCGACGTCAATGACAACGCCCCCGCCTTCACCCAAACCTCCTACACCCTGTTCGTCCGCGAGAACAACAGCCCCGCCCTGCACATCGGCAGTGTCAGCGCCACAGACAGAGACTCAGGCACCAACGCCCGGGTCACCTATTCGCTGCTGTCACCCCAGGACCCGCACCTGCCCCTCGCCTCCCTGGTCTCCATCAACGCAGATAACGGCCACCTGTTCGCCCTCAGGTCGCTGGACTACGAGGCCCTGCAGGCGTTCGAGTTCCGCGTGGGCGCCACAGACCGCGGCTCGCCGGAGCTGAGCAGCGAGGCGCTGGTGCGCGTGCTGGTGCTGGACGCCAACGACAACTCGCCCTTCGTGCTGTACCCTCTGCAGAACGGCTCCGCGCCCTGCACCGAGCTGGTGCCCCGGGCGGCCGAGCCAGGCTACCTGGTGACCAAGGTGGTGGCGGTGGACGGCGACTCGGGCCAGAACGCCTGGCTGTCGTACCAGCTGCTCAAGGCCACGGAGCCCGGGCTGTTCGGCGTGTGGGCGCACAATGGCGAGGTGCGCACCTCCAGGCTGCTGAGCGAGCGCGACGCGGCCAAGCACAGGCTGGTGGTGCTGGTCAAGGACAATGGCGAGCCTCCGCGCTCGGCCACCGCCACGCTACACGTGCTCCTGGTGGACGGCTTCTCCCAGCCCTACCTGCCGCTCCCGGAGGCGGCCCCGGCCCAGGCCCAGGCCGACTCGCTCACCGTCTACCTGGTAGTGGCGTTGGCCTCAGTGTCGTTGCTCTTCCTCTTGTCGGTGCTCCTGTTCGTGGCGGTGCGGCTGTGCAGTAGGAGCAGGGCGGCCTCTGTGGGTCGCTGCTCGGTGCCCGAGGGTCCCTTTCCAGGGCATCTGGTGGACGTGAGCGGCACCGAGACCCTGTCCCAGAGCTACCAGTACGAGGTGTGTCTGACTGGAGGCTCCGGGACAAATGAGTTCAAGTTCCTGAAGCCAATTATCCCCAACTTCGTTGCTCAGGGTGCAGAGAGGGTTAACGAGGCAAATCCCAGTTTCAGGAAAAGCTTTGAATTCAGTTAA
- the PCDHB2 gene encoding protocadherin beta-2 isoform X3: MEFSGERVPKQRQVLIFFVLLGIAQASSQPRHYSVAEETESGSFVANLLKDLGLEIGELAVRGARVVSKGKKMHLQFDKQTGDLLLNEKLDREELCGPTEPCVLPFQVLLENPLQFFQAELRIRDINDHSPVFLDKEILLKIPESITPGTTFLIERAQDLDVGTNSLQNYTISPNFHFHLNLQDSLDGIILPQLVLNRALDREEQPEIRLTLTALDGGTPPRSGTALVRIEVMDINDNVPEFAKLLYEVQIPEDSPIGSQVAIVSARDLDIGTNGEISYAFSQASEDIRKTFRLSAKSGELLLRQTLDFESIQTYTVNIQATDGGGLSGTCVVFVQVMDLNDNPPELTMSTLINQIPENLQDALIAVFSVSDPDSGDNGRTVCSIQDDLPFFLKPSVENFYTLVISTALDRETRSEYNITITVTDLGTPRLKIEHNITVLVSDVNDNAPAFTQTSYTLFVRENNSPALHIGSVSATDRDSGTNARVTYSLLSPQDPHLPLASLVSINADNGHLFALRSLDYEALQAFEFRVGATDRGSPELSSEALVRVLVLDANDNSPFVLYPLQNGSAPCTELVPRAAEPGYLVTKVVAVDGDSGQNAWLSYQLLKATEPGLFGVWAHNGEVRTSRLLSERDAAKHRLVVLVKDNGEPPRSATATLHVLLVDGFSQPYLPLPEAAPAQAQADSLTVYLVVALASVSLLFLLSVLLFVAVRLCSRSRAASVGRCSVPEGPFPGHLVDVSGTETLSQSYQYEVCLTGGSGTNEFKFLKPIIPNFVAQGAERVNEANPSFRKSFEFS; this comes from the coding sequence GAGCGCGTTCCTAAACAAAGGCAAGTCCTGATATTCTTTGTTTTGCTGGGCATAGCTCAGGCTAGTTCCCAGCCTAGGCACTACTCAGTGGCCGAGGAAACGGAGAGTGGCTCCTTTGTGGCCAATTTGTTAAAAGACCTGGGGCTGGAGATAGGAGAACTTGCTGTGAGGGGGGCCAGGGTcgtttctaaaggaaaaaaaatgcatttgcaaTTCGATAAGCAGACCGGGGATTTGTTGTTAAATGAGAAATTGGACCGGGAGGAGCTGTGCGGCCCCACAGAGCCCTGTGTCTTACCTTTCCAGGTGTTACTAGAAAATCCCTTGCAGTTTTTTCAGGCGGAGCTACGGATTAGGGACATAAATGATCATTCCCCAGTTTTCCTAGACAAAGAAATACTGTTGAAAATTCCAGAAAGTATCACTCCTGGAACTACTTTCTTAATAGAACGTGCCCAGGACTTGGATGTAGGAACCAACAGTCTCCAAAATTACACAATCAGTCCCAATTTCCACTTCCATCTTAATTTACAAGACAGTCTCGATGGCATAATATTACCACAGCTGGTGCTGAACAGAGCCCTGGATCGCGAGGAGCAGCCTGAGATCAGGTTAACCCTCACAGCGCTAGATGGCGGGACTCCACCCAGGTCCGGCACGGCCCTGGTACGGATTGAAGTTATGGACATCAATGACAACGTCCCGGAGTTTGCAAAGCTGCTCTATGAGGTGCAGATCCCGGAGGACAGCCCTATTGGATCCCAGGTTGCCATCGTCTCTGCCAGGGATTTAGACATTGGAACTAATGGAGAAATATCTTATGCATTTTCCCAAGCCTCTGAAGACATTCGCAAAACGTTTCGATTAAGTGCAAAATCGGGAGAACTCCTTTTAAGACAGACACTGGATTTCGAATCCATCCAGACGTACACAGTAAATATTCAGGCGACAGATGGTGGGGGCCTATCTGGAACTTGTGTGGTATTTGTCCAAGTAATGGATTTGAATGACAATCCTCCGGAACTGACTATGTCGACACTTATCAATCAGATCCCAGAAAACTTGCAGGACGCCCTCATTGCTGTATTCAGTGTTTCAGATCCTGACTCCGGAGACAACGGAAGGACAGTGTGCTCCATCCAAGAtgatcttccttttttcttgaaaCCTTCTGTTGAGAACTTTTACACTCTGGTGATAAGCACAGCCCTGGACCGGGAGACCAGATCCGAATACAACATCACCATCACCGTCACTGACTTGGGGACACCCAGGCTGAAAATCGAGCACAACATAACCGTGCTGGTCTCCGACGTCAATGACAACGCCCCCGCCTTCACCCAAACCTCCTACACCCTGTTCGTCCGCGAGAACAACAGCCCCGCCCTGCACATCGGCAGTGTCAGCGCCACAGACAGAGACTCAGGCACCAACGCCCGGGTCACCTATTCGCTGCTGTCACCCCAGGACCCGCACCTGCCCCTCGCCTCCCTGGTCTCCATCAACGCAGATAACGGCCACCTGTTCGCCCTCAGGTCGCTGGACTACGAGGCCCTGCAGGCGTTCGAGTTCCGCGTGGGCGCCACAGACCGCGGCTCGCCGGAGCTGAGCAGCGAGGCGCTGGTGCGCGTGCTGGTGCTGGACGCCAACGACAACTCGCCCTTCGTGCTGTACCCTCTGCAGAACGGCTCCGCGCCCTGCACCGAGCTGGTGCCCCGGGCGGCCGAGCCAGGCTACCTGGTGACCAAGGTGGTGGCGGTGGACGGCGACTCGGGCCAGAACGCCTGGCTGTCGTACCAGCTGCTCAAGGCCACGGAGCCCGGGCTGTTCGGCGTGTGGGCGCACAATGGCGAGGTGCGCACCTCCAGGCTGCTGAGCGAGCGCGACGCGGCCAAGCACAGGCTGGTGGTGCTGGTCAAGGACAATGGCGAGCCTCCGCGCTCGGCCACCGCCACGCTACACGTGCTCCTGGTGGACGGCTTCTCCCAGCCCTACCTGCCGCTCCCGGAGGCGGCCCCGGCCCAGGCCCAGGCCGACTCGCTCACCGTCTACCTGGTAGTGGCGTTGGCCTCAGTGTCGTTGCTCTTCCTCTTGTCGGTGCTCCTGTTCGTGGCGGTGCGGCTGTGCAGTAGGAGCAGGGCGGCCTCTGTGGGTCGCTGCTCGGTGCCCGAGGGTCCCTTTCCAGGGCATCTGGTGGACGTGAGCGGCACCGAGACCCTGTCCCAGAGCTACCAGTACGAGGTGTGTCTGACTGGAGGCTCCGGGACAAATGAGTTCAAGTTCCTGAAGCCAATTATCCCCAACTTCGTTGCTCAGGGTGCAGAGAGGGTTAACGAGGCAAATCCCAGTTTCAGGAAAAGCTTTGAATTCAGTTAA
- the PCDHB2 gene encoding protocadherin beta-2 isoform X1, with product MEAGEGKERVPKQRQVLIFFVLLGIAQASSQPRHYSVAEETESGSFVANLLKDLGLEIGELAVRGARVVSKGKKMHLQFDKQTGDLLLNEKLDREELCGPTEPCVLPFQVLLENPLQFFQAELRIRDINDHSPVFLDKEILLKIPESITPGTTFLIERAQDLDVGTNSLQNYTISPNFHFHLNLQDSLDGIILPQLVLNRALDREEQPEIRLTLTALDGGTPPRSGTALVRIEVMDINDNVPEFAKLLYEVQIPEDSPIGSQVAIVSARDLDIGTNGEISYAFSQASEDIRKTFRLSAKSGELLLRQTLDFESIQTYTVNIQATDGGGLSGTCVVFVQVMDLNDNPPELTMSTLINQIPENLQDALIAVFSVSDPDSGDNGRTVCSIQDDLPFFLKPSVENFYTLVISTALDRETRSEYNITITVTDLGTPRLKIEHNITVLVSDVNDNAPAFTQTSYTLFVRENNSPALHIGSVSATDRDSGTNARVTYSLLSPQDPHLPLASLVSINADNGHLFALRSLDYEALQAFEFRVGATDRGSPELSSEALVRVLVLDANDNSPFVLYPLQNGSAPCTELVPRAAEPGYLVTKVVAVDGDSGQNAWLSYQLLKATEPGLFGVWAHNGEVRTSRLLSERDAAKHRLVVLVKDNGEPPRSATATLHVLLVDGFSQPYLPLPEAAPAQAQADSLTVYLVVALASVSLLFLLSVLLFVAVRLCSRSRAASVGRCSVPEGPFPGHLVDVSGTETLSQSYQYEVCLTGGSGTNEFKFLKPIIPNFVAQGAERVNEANPSFRKSFEFS from the coding sequence ATGGAGGCCGGAGAGGGGAAGGAGCGCGTTCCTAAACAAAGGCAAGTCCTGATATTCTTTGTTTTGCTGGGCATAGCTCAGGCTAGTTCCCAGCCTAGGCACTACTCAGTGGCCGAGGAAACGGAGAGTGGCTCCTTTGTGGCCAATTTGTTAAAAGACCTGGGGCTGGAGATAGGAGAACTTGCTGTGAGGGGGGCCAGGGTcgtttctaaaggaaaaaaaatgcatttgcaaTTCGATAAGCAGACCGGGGATTTGTTGTTAAATGAGAAATTGGACCGGGAGGAGCTGTGCGGCCCCACAGAGCCCTGTGTCTTACCTTTCCAGGTGTTACTAGAAAATCCCTTGCAGTTTTTTCAGGCGGAGCTACGGATTAGGGACATAAATGATCATTCCCCAGTTTTCCTAGACAAAGAAATACTGTTGAAAATTCCAGAAAGTATCACTCCTGGAACTACTTTCTTAATAGAACGTGCCCAGGACTTGGATGTAGGAACCAACAGTCTCCAAAATTACACAATCAGTCCCAATTTCCACTTCCATCTTAATTTACAAGACAGTCTCGATGGCATAATATTACCACAGCTGGTGCTGAACAGAGCCCTGGATCGCGAGGAGCAGCCTGAGATCAGGTTAACCCTCACAGCGCTAGATGGCGGGACTCCACCCAGGTCCGGCACGGCCCTGGTACGGATTGAAGTTATGGACATCAATGACAACGTCCCGGAGTTTGCAAAGCTGCTCTATGAGGTGCAGATCCCGGAGGACAGCCCTATTGGATCCCAGGTTGCCATCGTCTCTGCCAGGGATTTAGACATTGGAACTAATGGAGAAATATCTTATGCATTTTCCCAAGCCTCTGAAGACATTCGCAAAACGTTTCGATTAAGTGCAAAATCGGGAGAACTCCTTTTAAGACAGACACTGGATTTCGAATCCATCCAGACGTACACAGTAAATATTCAGGCGACAGATGGTGGGGGCCTATCTGGAACTTGTGTGGTATTTGTCCAAGTAATGGATTTGAATGACAATCCTCCGGAACTGACTATGTCGACACTTATCAATCAGATCCCAGAAAACTTGCAGGACGCCCTCATTGCTGTATTCAGTGTTTCAGATCCTGACTCCGGAGACAACGGAAGGACAGTGTGCTCCATCCAAGAtgatcttccttttttcttgaaaCCTTCTGTTGAGAACTTTTACACTCTGGTGATAAGCACAGCCCTGGACCGGGAGACCAGATCCGAATACAACATCACCATCACCGTCACTGACTTGGGGACACCCAGGCTGAAAATCGAGCACAACATAACCGTGCTGGTCTCCGACGTCAATGACAACGCCCCCGCCTTCACCCAAACCTCCTACACCCTGTTCGTCCGCGAGAACAACAGCCCCGCCCTGCACATCGGCAGTGTCAGCGCCACAGACAGAGACTCAGGCACCAACGCCCGGGTCACCTATTCGCTGCTGTCACCCCAGGACCCGCACCTGCCCCTCGCCTCCCTGGTCTCCATCAACGCAGATAACGGCCACCTGTTCGCCCTCAGGTCGCTGGACTACGAGGCCCTGCAGGCGTTCGAGTTCCGCGTGGGCGCCACAGACCGCGGCTCGCCGGAGCTGAGCAGCGAGGCGCTGGTGCGCGTGCTGGTGCTGGACGCCAACGACAACTCGCCCTTCGTGCTGTACCCTCTGCAGAACGGCTCCGCGCCCTGCACCGAGCTGGTGCCCCGGGCGGCCGAGCCAGGCTACCTGGTGACCAAGGTGGTGGCGGTGGACGGCGACTCGGGCCAGAACGCCTGGCTGTCGTACCAGCTGCTCAAGGCCACGGAGCCCGGGCTGTTCGGCGTGTGGGCGCACAATGGCGAGGTGCGCACCTCCAGGCTGCTGAGCGAGCGCGACGCGGCCAAGCACAGGCTGGTGGTGCTGGTCAAGGACAATGGCGAGCCTCCGCGCTCGGCCACCGCCACGCTACACGTGCTCCTGGTGGACGGCTTCTCCCAGCCCTACCTGCCGCTCCCGGAGGCGGCCCCGGCCCAGGCCCAGGCCGACTCGCTCACCGTCTACCTGGTAGTGGCGTTGGCCTCAGTGTCGTTGCTCTTCCTCTTGTCGGTGCTCCTGTTCGTGGCGGTGCGGCTGTGCAGTAGGAGCAGGGCGGCCTCTGTGGGTCGCTGCTCGGTGCCCGAGGGTCCCTTTCCAGGGCATCTGGTGGACGTGAGCGGCACCGAGACCCTGTCCCAGAGCTACCAGTACGAGGTGTGTCTGACTGGAGGCTCCGGGACAAATGAGTTCAAGTTCCTGAAGCCAATTATCCCCAACTTCGTTGCTCAGGGTGCAGAGAGGGTTAACGAGGCAAATCCCAGTTTCAGGAAAAGCTTTGAATTCAGTTAA